The Saxibacter everestensis genome has a window encoding:
- a CDS encoding IclR family transcriptional regulator: MATEMPAVRNTAAVLRHLATSSRPVPASALARHIGIPRSSTYQLLKVLIDEGLVVRIPESHSYGLGVGAFELGSAYLRSSPLQHLAQPLLARLVSASSHTAQLGILHGSETMYLLKEQPQVPTTLVTGVGVRIPAHLTASGRAMLALLPRQQVLAIFSSARQFVDRTGVGARNLRELQAQLAEDRHRGWAIERGAVTEGVTTIAAAATDHGGRPAASIGVSFHSDAVPDSGYERLAAQVRKAADDLSIRLR, from the coding sequence ATGGCAACGGAAATGCCGGCGGTGCGCAATACCGCCGCCGTGCTGCGCCACCTTGCGACCAGCTCACGGCCGGTACCGGCGAGCGCGCTCGCCCGGCATATCGGCATCCCACGCAGCAGCACCTACCAGCTGCTGAAGGTCCTGATCGACGAGGGCCTGGTTGTGCGGATACCCGAATCCCACTCCTATGGGCTCGGTGTCGGCGCCTTCGAGCTGGGCAGTGCCTATCTACGGTCTTCGCCGCTTCAGCACCTGGCACAGCCTCTGCTCGCGCGGCTGGTTTCCGCGAGCTCGCACACCGCGCAGTTAGGCATCCTGCACGGCAGCGAGACGATGTACCTGCTGAAGGAACAGCCGCAGGTGCCGACCACGCTGGTGACCGGCGTCGGTGTCCGGATTCCGGCTCACCTGACCGCCTCCGGGCGGGCGATGCTGGCACTGCTCCCCCGCCAGCAGGTGCTCGCGATCTTCTCCTCGGCCAGGCAGTTTGTCGATCGAACCGGAGTCGGGGCCAGGAACCTCCGGGAGCTTCAGGCGCAGTTGGCCGAGGACCGCCATCGTGGCTGGGCGATCGAGCGCGGCGCAGTCACGGAGGGTGTGACGACGATTGCCGCTGCGGCCACCGACCATGGCGGGCGGCCGGCGGCCAGCATCGGCGTGTCCTTCCATTCGGATGCCGTGCCGGACAGCGGCTACGAACGCCTAGCCGCCCAGGTCAGAAAGGCCGCCGACGATCTCTCGATCCGGCTCCGATAG
- a CDS encoding APC family permease, with product MSSSELQAGKVVSSGGKLAQGQLGVWSIVFFVMSAAAPLTVFVSGTPSTFRLGGIGAPGAMLACGVTLLLFSLGFTAMSRHVRNTGAFYAYVAKGLGKPAGIGAAMVTIFAYGMLCVSFYGYLGFFAALTAKDLFGIDLPWGLWAIAAAVIVAFLGYRQIDVGAKVLAVLLTAEVLILLILSVAVLVRSGGEGMSLAPFDPANVFFATGAGTLFVLGFGSYIGFEGTAIYSEEAKDPRRTVPRATYIAIGFLAIFYAFTFWILTVAFGIDGIMSLALGDDFAEMAFIATDQNLGLLAVKVMQVLIVTSFFACLIAFHNASSRYIFSMGRERLLPAALGATHPKSKAPHRASLVMTVISIVAVIGCVVLGADPYLGFGLWSYSSGVIGIVFAQAVTAVAVTAYFMRDRQGYGPFRVLIAPALGAIGLTIGVILIVTNFDVITGMTGAVNWVMIVPTPLLFVVGIVIGFVMKRRNPDHYARLAEQGSVR from the coding sequence ATGTCAAGCAGTGAGCTTCAGGCAGGCAAGGTCGTTTCATCCGGCGGCAAACTGGCACAGGGACAGCTGGGGGTCTGGTCAATTGTCTTCTTCGTCATGTCGGCCGCCGCCCCACTGACCGTGTTTGTCAGTGGAACCCCGTCCACCTTCCGCCTCGGCGGAATCGGCGCGCCAGGCGCAATGCTCGCCTGCGGCGTCACTCTGTTGTTATTCTCCCTCGGCTTCACCGCCATGTCGCGGCATGTGCGCAACACCGGTGCCTTTTACGCCTATGTGGCCAAGGGCCTGGGCAAACCGGCCGGCATCGGGGCGGCGATGGTCACGATATTCGCCTACGGCATGCTCTGCGTGAGCTTCTACGGCTACCTCGGCTTTTTCGCCGCGCTGACGGCCAAGGATCTCTTCGGCATCGACCTGCCATGGGGCCTATGGGCGATTGCGGCCGCGGTGATCGTGGCTTTCCTCGGCTACCGGCAGATCGATGTCGGCGCGAAGGTGCTCGCCGTGCTGCTAACCGCCGAGGTGTTGATCCTGCTCATCCTCTCCGTCGCCGTGCTGGTCAGGAGCGGGGGAGAGGGGATGTCCCTTGCGCCCTTCGATCCCGCCAATGTCTTCTTCGCCACCGGCGCCGGAACGCTCTTCGTGCTCGGCTTCGGCTCCTACATCGGGTTCGAAGGCACCGCGATCTACTCAGAGGAAGCCAAGGATCCACGGCGCACTGTTCCCAGAGCGACTTATATCGCGATCGGATTCCTGGCTATCTTCTATGCCTTCACCTTCTGGATTCTGACAGTCGCCTTCGGAATCGATGGCATCATGAGCCTGGCCCTCGGGGACGACTTCGCCGAGATGGCCTTCATTGCCACCGATCAGAACCTCGGGCTCCTTGCCGTCAAGGTGATGCAGGTGCTGATCGTCACCAGCTTCTTCGCCTGCCTGATCGCCTTTCACAACGCGTCGTCGCGTTACATCTTCTCGATGGGCCGCGAACGCCTGCTGCCGGCAGCGCTTGGTGCTACCCATCCGAAATCGAAGGCACCCCACCGAGCAAGCCTGGTGATGACCGTGATCAGCATCGTCGCGGTAATCGGTTGCGTCGTACTTGGCGCCGACCCGTATCTCGGCTTCGGGCTCTGGTCGTACTCCTCCGGTGTGATCGGGATCGTCTTCGCCCAGGCTGTCACCGCGGTGGCTGTGACGGCCTACTTCATGCGGGACCGGCAGGGGTATGGACCGTTCCGGGTGCTGATCGCGCCTGCACTCGGCGCGATAGGACTCACCATCGGCGTCATTCTGATCGTGACCAACTTCGACGTGATCACCGGGATGACCGGCGCCGTGAACTGGGTGATGATCGTGCCGACTCCGCTGCTCTTCGTCGTGGGCATCGTGATCGGATTCGTGATGAAACGCCGGAACCCGGATCACTACGCCCGCCTGGCCGAGCAGGGATCTGTCCGCTGA
- a CDS encoding TetR/AcrR family transcriptional regulator produces MTSRSLNKRQALITATRRVAGQRGLASTTVRDIALEAAVSAGSVLYHYPTLDQLLAEAVDDVLDEFHRSRIAAVELVADPCEKLRVMIVHGVPDRITDSLRIVYESSAYVRAHPELLPMFRTIMQRQLSLYRQVLEIGVGLGAFRPRAPLAAVAQNILALEDAYDYYAVAGDRIPVAVARANIIGYAELVLDCDLAEKTTKRE; encoded by the coding sequence ATGACAAGCCGCAGCCTGAACAAGCGCCAGGCGCTGATCACCGCGACTCGCCGGGTCGCCGGCCAGCGCGGGCTGGCATCGACGACAGTCCGCGATATCGCACTCGAGGCCGCCGTCAGCGCCGGATCGGTGCTCTATCACTATCCGACGCTGGATCAATTGCTCGCCGAGGCGGTGGACGACGTCCTGGACGAATTCCATCGGAGCCGGATCGCGGCGGTGGAATTGGTCGCCGATCCCTGCGAAAAACTCCGGGTGATGATAGTGCACGGAGTCCCGGACCGGATCACCGACAGCCTGCGGATCGTGTACGAAAGCTCAGCCTATGTCCGGGCGCATCCCGAATTGCTCCCGATGTTCCGCACGATTATGCAGCGCCAGCTCTCGCTCTACCGTCAGGTACTCGAGATCGGCGTCGGGCTTGGCGCGTTCCGGCCGCGGGCACCGCTGGCGGCGGTGGCGCAGAACATCCTGGCGCTCGAGGATGCCTACGACTACTACGCCGTGGCCGGTGACCGGATCCCGGTCGCCGTTGCCAGGGCCAACATCATCGGTTATGCCGAGCTTGTGCTCGACTGTGACCTCGCCGAGAAAACCACGAAAAGAGAGTAA
- a CDS encoding P1 family peptidase, with the protein MLQQPRARDLGIQLPGRTGEHNAITDVPGVTVGYTTLIEGADVRTGVTAILPRGRDHATLPCAAGRSVLNGNGEMTGSAWLDETGSLSLPILITNTHSVGAAHEGAVAWTARNHPGQANQWLLPVVAETWDGYLNDINGLHVRPEHAIATIDSASGGPVAEGSVGGGTGMNCYGFKGGSGTSSRLIGYGDSTYTVGAFVQANFGSRKELVIAGEPVGRALGEDNPMESSDWFANQGAGSVIVVIATDAPLLPDQCQALARRVPLGLARTGTAGSHFSGDIFLAFSTANQGALRSEMGDAAAREERYDTLRFIPWGQLDPLLTAVVESVEEAVLNAIFAGKEMIGRAGHRSPGLPVPAVLEMLGIRAPQQATAG; encoded by the coding sequence ATGCTGCAGCAGCCCCGTGCCCGTGATCTTGGAATTCAACTCCCCGGCAGAACCGGCGAGCACAACGCGATCACCGACGTTCCGGGGGTCACAGTCGGGTACACCACGCTGATCGAGGGCGCCGACGTGCGCACCGGTGTCACCGCGATCCTGCCGCGCGGTCGCGATCATGCCACGCTGCCGTGCGCCGCCGGGCGGAGTGTGCTCAACGGCAACGGCGAGATGACCGGATCGGCCTGGCTGGATGAAACCGGATCGCTCTCGCTGCCGATACTGATCACGAACACCCACTCGGTCGGCGCCGCCCACGAGGGTGCCGTGGCGTGGACGGCGCGGAACCACCCCGGGCAGGCCAATCAGTGGCTGCTGCCGGTGGTCGCCGAGACCTGGGACGGCTACCTCAATGACATCAACGGCCTGCACGTGCGCCCAGAGCACGCGATAGCCACCATCGACTCGGCATCAGGCGGCCCAGTTGCGGAGGGATCGGTCGGCGGCGGGACCGGGATGAACTGCTATGGGTTCAAGGGCGGTTCCGGCACCAGCTCCCGGCTGATCGGCTACGGCGACAGCACGTATACCGTCGGCGCGTTCGTGCAGGCCAACTTCGGCAGTCGCAAGGAGCTCGTCATCGCCGGCGAGCCGGTCGGGCGGGCGCTTGGCGAGGACAACCCAATGGAAAGTTCGGACTGGTTCGCCAATCAGGGGGCCGGATCGGTGATCGTCGTCATCGCGACCGACGCTCCGCTGCTCCCTGACCAGTGCCAGGCGCTGGCCAGACGGGTTCCGCTGGGGCTGGCGCGTACCGGAACGGCGGGCTCACACTTTTCCGGCGACATCTTCCTGGCCTTCTCCACCGCGAACCAGGGCGCACTGCGCAGCGAGATGGGCGATGCCGCCGCGCGAGAGGAACGCTACGACACACTTCGGTTCATCCCGTGGGGACAGCTGGATCCGCTGCTGACCGCAGTCGTGGAGTCGGTGGAGGAGGCCGTGCTGAACGCGATCTTCGCCGGAAAGGAGATGATCGGCCGCGCCGGGCATCGTTCGCCCGGCCTCCCCGTGCCGGCTGTGCTCGAGATGCTCGGCATCCGGGCGCCGCAGCAGGCTACGGCCGGCTGA
- a CDS encoding agmatine deiminase family protein gives MPSETDAQERAWMAFPPERSSLGNTAEDTHEARVSWAEVAHAVSGFEPVTMVVDPADLTAAGKYLSADIELVTAPLDDAWMRDIGPTFVKDDADGLLGGVDWVFNGWGQQDWASWGKDAGIGAAVVRHSGAELVDSPLVNEGGGIQVDGLGTVLVTETVQLDPYRNPGLSKADVEAELASTIGATQVIWLPRGLTRDNKEFGTRGHVDIVAAIPSPGVLLVHSQRDDAHPDFQVTREIISLLAGTRDAQGRSWEIVEVPAPEVLRDAHDWVDYSYINHLVVNGGVIACSFGDRADEGARQILEQAYPGRQVVTVDARPIFARGGGIHCITQQQPAADAPKPGRAREGFSRP, from the coding sequence ATGCCGAGTGAAACCGATGCACAGGAGCGGGCGTGGATGGCGTTTCCGCCTGAGCGTTCCTCCCTGGGTAATACCGCCGAGGACACGCATGAAGCTCGGGTCAGCTGGGCCGAGGTGGCCCATGCGGTGTCAGGGTTCGAGCCGGTCACCATGGTGGTCGATCCCGCGGACCTGACGGCGGCGGGCAAGTACCTGTCGGCCGACATCGAACTCGTCACCGCCCCGCTGGACGACGCGTGGATGCGGGACATCGGGCCCACGTTCGTCAAGGACGACGCCGACGGCCTGCTCGGCGGAGTCGACTGGGTCTTCAACGGCTGGGGGCAGCAGGACTGGGCCAGCTGGGGCAAGGACGCCGGCATCGGCGCCGCGGTCGTCCGGCACTCGGGAGCGGAGCTGGTTGACAGTCCACTGGTCAATGAAGGCGGCGGGATTCAGGTGGACGGGCTGGGCACCGTCCTCGTCACCGAAACCGTGCAGCTCGATCCGTACCGGAATCCTGGTCTGTCGAAGGCCGATGTCGAAGCCGAACTTGCCAGCACCATTGGCGCAACACAGGTGATCTGGCTGCCCCGTGGGCTGACCCGGGACAACAAGGAGTTCGGCACCCGCGGCCACGTGGACATTGTGGCCGCCATCCCCTCTCCCGGTGTGTTGCTGGTGCACTCGCAGCGCGATGACGCGCACCCCGACTTCCAGGTCACCCGGGAGATCATTTCCCTGCTGGCCGGGACGAGGGACGCGCAGGGCCGCAGCTGGGAAATTGTGGAGGTCCCTGCCCCGGAGGTGCTTCGCGATGCGCACGATTGGGTCGACTACAGTTACATCAACCATCTGGTGGTCAACGGCGGCGTCATCGCTTGCAGCTTCGGCGACCGCGCCGACGAAGGCGCTCGCCAGATCCTGGAGCAGGCATACCCGGGCCGGCAAGTTGTGACTGTGGACGCCCGCCCCATCTTCGCCCGGGGCGGTGGCATCCACTGCATTACCCAGCAGCAACCGGCCGCCGACGCTCCGAAGCCAGGGCGCGCCCGCGAGGGTTTCAGCCGGCCGTAG
- a CDS encoding nitrilase-related carbon-nitrogen hydrolase, with amino-acid sequence MDVVINPEPPISFARSTESTREPLRIALVQHHWREDISQLTATLTEAIGQAADAGARSVFLPELTLSKYPANVRAGENPARDAEDLLTGRTFEFAAAAAQRHNVTVHASLYERVDGPDGLGFNTAILVSPQGELLARTRKTHIPISDGYYEDTYFRAGPADDAYPVHRPAALGGAALGLPTCWDEWFPEVARLYSLAGAEILVYPTAIGSEPTFPDFDTRPLWQHVIVGHGITNGTFMVVPNRTGHEGDITFYGSSFISDPYGRVLVQAPRDKEAVLVADLDLDQRKDWLDLFPFLTTRRPDSYAELAADMATDRPYGATAAKQKAGQP; translated from the coding sequence ATGGACGTTGTCATCAACCCCGAACCACCCATCTCCTTCGCACGGAGCACCGAATCAACCCGGGAGCCGCTCCGGATAGCGCTGGTCCAGCACCACTGGCGGGAAGACATTTCCCAACTCACGGCAACCCTGACCGAGGCGATCGGACAGGCGGCCGACGCCGGAGCCCGCTCGGTGTTCCTCCCGGAATTGACGCTTTCCAAGTACCCAGCCAACGTCCGCGCCGGCGAAAACCCCGCCCGGGATGCCGAGGATCTGCTGACCGGCCGCACATTCGAGTTCGCCGCTGCGGCAGCCCAGCGGCACAACGTCACCGTGCATGCCTCGCTGTACGAGCGGGTGGACGGGCCGGATGGCCTGGGCTTCAACACCGCCATCCTGGTATCTCCGCAGGGCGAACTGCTGGCACGCACCCGCAAGACCCACATCCCGATCAGCGACGGCTACTACGAGGACACCTACTTCAGGGCCGGACCTGCCGATGATGCCTATCCGGTCCACCGGCCCGCGGCGCTGGGCGGCGCCGCCCTCGGACTTCCAACCTGCTGGGACGAGTGGTTCCCAGAAGTTGCCCGCCTCTACTCCCTCGCCGGGGCCGAGATCCTGGTGTATCCAACCGCGATCGGCTCAGAGCCGACCTTCCCGGACTTCGACACCCGGCCGCTCTGGCAGCATGTGATAGTCGGTCACGGCATCACCAACGGCACCTTCATGGTGGTCCCCAACCGGACCGGCCACGAAGGAGACATCACCTTTTACGGCTCGTCCTTCATCTCCGACCCGTATGGCCGAGTCCTCGTCCAGGCGCCGAGGGACAAGGAGGCCGTCCTGGTGGCTGACCTGGATCTGGACCAGCGCAAAGACTGGCTGGACCTGTTCCCGTTCCTGACCACCCGCCGGCCCGACAGCTACGCGGAGCTGGCCGCCGATATGGCGACGGACCGTCCGTACGGCGCCACCGCCGCGAAGCAGAAGGCAGGGCAGCCATGA
- a CDS encoding TetR/AcrR family transcriptional regulator, with amino-acid sequence MSEKLARILTAATTCIARNGVRGMRVNDVASEAGVSPGLLYYHFTDRAGLLAATLEHINKQVSKDDPALSAEPTDPDRHFRHLLLDEIQDDADVRRNSVAWNELRACAVFEADLAEPLARTTAEWNREIAEAMVTAGTDTAGQDTAITAEILTSLVEGISGRWLNGTISADHARMLVTAALDALASSPVATAQDHSK; translated from the coding sequence ATGAGTGAAAAACTAGCCAGGATCCTCACCGCCGCCACCACCTGCATCGCCAGGAACGGTGTCCGGGGTATGCGGGTCAATGATGTGGCAAGCGAGGCCGGCGTTTCACCGGGCCTGCTGTACTACCACTTCACGGACCGGGCAGGACTGCTCGCCGCAACCTTGGAGCACATCAACAAGCAGGTGAGCAAGGATGATCCTGCCCTCTCCGCCGAACCCACCGACCCCGACCGGCACTTCCGGCATCTGCTCCTGGACGAAATTCAGGACGACGCCGACGTGCGGCGGAACTCGGTGGCCTGGAACGAACTCAGGGCCTGCGCCGTGTTCGAAGCGGACCTGGCCGAGCCGCTCGCCCGGACCACTGCGGAGTGGAACCGGGAGATCGCCGAGGCGATGGTTACCGCGGGTACTGATACCGCCGGGCAGGACACAGCGATTACCGCGGAGATCCTGACCAGTCTGGTCGAAGGGATTTCCGGCCGCTGGTTGAACGGCACCATCTCCGCAGACCATGCCCGAATGCTGGTGACGGCGGCGCTCGACGCCCTGGCGTCGTCGCCAGTCGCAACGGCGCAAGACCACAGCAAATGA
- a CDS encoding purine-cytosine permease family protein: MISKQSRQEMGNVTAPPGQRDRFGRIEQAGIEYIPEEQRTSRPRNLFAVFFGGNFAFSVIVFGWLPITFGLDFLGAASASLVGLLLGTALIGTLALLGPRTGTNNTVSSAAHFGIRGRLIGSGLTLLFALAYAAIAVWTSGDALVAAAERLLGIPVTDVTLGVGYAVISVEIVLVALFGHGTVVAMQRFVAPVVGVLLLIGVFAFAPAFDPATVHADYLLGDFWPTWILSAVISVGGPLSYAPTLGDYSRRISRTRFSDRSVVTSACLGVFLGLFVTALFGAFTAAALPRLSGSYVADLVTAAPAWYLLPILVIALAGGLGQGVLNLYASGLDLEALFPRLRRLHTTLITSAIAVGLLYLGVFVFDAVDSITAMTLVLNGLAGPWVAINVLGFLVARRGEYHAADLQRFRANGPRGRYWFAGGWNLRAVVPWVIGSAFGILATDTSLYTGPLSQLAGGIDLSFAGSTIIGAAGYLLALRLFPEPDVLRPATSEPDSLRPATSAKGGEPSITVKQ, from the coding sequence ATGATCAGTAAGCAATCGCGCCAGGAAATGGGAAATGTCACCGCTCCGCCAGGGCAGCGGGACCGTTTCGGCCGGATAGAGCAAGCGGGAATCGAATACATCCCGGAAGAACAACGGACGTCACGTCCCCGGAACCTCTTCGCCGTTTTCTTCGGCGGCAACTTCGCTTTTTCGGTGATCGTCTTCGGCTGGCTTCCCATCACGTTCGGGCTTGACTTCCTCGGTGCGGCCTCCGCCAGCCTGGTTGGGCTGCTGCTAGGCACCGCCCTGATCGGCACGCTGGCACTCCTGGGACCGCGGACGGGAACCAACAACACAGTCTCCAGCGCAGCGCATTTCGGCATCCGCGGCCGACTGATCGGCTCAGGTCTTACCCTGCTCTTCGCGCTTGCCTACGCCGCCATCGCGGTCTGGACCTCAGGGGACGCCCTCGTCGCCGCCGCCGAACGGCTGCTGGGCATCCCGGTCACCGACGTCACCTTGGGCGTTGGTTACGCCGTGATCTCGGTGGAGATCGTTCTCGTGGCCCTCTTCGGCCACGGCACGGTCGTGGCTATGCAACGCTTTGTCGCTCCGGTGGTTGGCGTGCTGCTCCTGATCGGCGTGTTTGCATTCGCTCCGGCATTCGATCCGGCCACTGTCCACGCCGATTACCTGCTCGGCGACTTCTGGCCAACCTGGATTCTCTCAGCTGTGATCTCGGTGGGCGGCCCGCTCTCCTACGCACCGACCCTCGGCGACTACAGCCGGCGCATTTCCAGGACCAGGTTTTCGGACCGCTCCGTGGTGACCTCGGCCTGTCTCGGCGTCTTCCTTGGCTTGTTCGTCACCGCACTGTTCGGAGCCTTCACCGCGGCTGCCCTCCCCCGGCTGAGTGGTTCCTACGTTGCCGATCTGGTCACCGCGGCCCCTGCCTGGTACCTGCTGCCGATCCTGGTGATCGCCCTGGCCGGCGGCCTGGGCCAGGGCGTCCTGAACCTTTACGCAAGCGGCCTTGACCTTGAGGCCCTCTTTCCGCGGCTGCGGCGACTGCACACCACGCTGATCACGTCGGCGATCGCCGTCGGACTGCTCTATCTGGGTGTCTTTGTGTTCGACGCGGTCGACTCCATCACTGCCATGACACTTGTGCTCAACGGCCTCGCCGGGCCATGGGTCGCCATCAACGTTCTGGGCTTCCTCGTCGCCCGCCGCGGCGAGTACCACGCCGCTGACCTACAGCGCTTCCGGGCAAACGGGCCCCGTGGCCGATACTGGTTCGCCGGCGGCTGGAATCTCCGGGCCGTGGTGCCCTGGGTTATCGGCTCGGCGTTCGGCATCCTGGCCACCGACACGTCCCTGTACACCGGCCCGCTCTCCCAGCTGGCCGGCGGAATCGACCTCAGTTTCGCAGGATCCACCATCATCGGGGCCGCCGGCTACCTGCTGGCACTGCGACTGTTTCCCGAACCGGACGTCCTGCGACCGGCCACCTCCGAACCGGACAGCCTGCGACCGGCCACCTCCGCAAAGGGAGGTGAGCCAAGTATTACTGTCAAACAATGA
- the hutU gene encoding urocanate hydratase, which produces MSTSGPRPVSSPRGAALNAKSWQTEAPLRMLMNNLDPDVAERPDDLVVYGGTGRAARSWEAFDAIVRSLKDLEDDETLLVQSGKPVGIFRTHEWAPRVLIANSNLVGDWATWPEFRKLEAAGLTMYGQMTAGSWIYIGTQGILQGTYETFGAIARKRFGGTLAGTLTVTGGCGGMGGAQPLAVTMNEGVVLIVDVDSERLERRRSRGYLDRVADNLDDAIAQVEAAKAERLPLSVGVVGNCAEVLPELLERGVDVDIVTDQTSAHDPLSYLPAGIDVGDWSDYAAKKPEEFTDRARESMAKHVAAMVGFMDAGAEVFDYGNSIRQEAKLGGFDRAFDFPGFVPAYIRPLFAEGKGPFRWAALSGDPADIARTDRAILELFPEDEHLHRWITAAGEKIQFEGLPARICWLGYGERAKAGAKFNELVANGEISAPIVIGRDHLDSGSVASPYRETESMADGSDAIADWPLLNALLNTASGATWVSLHHGGGVGIGRSIHAGQVIVADGTDLAAEKISRVLTNDPGMGVIRHVDAGYDRADEVARERGVRIPMWES; this is translated from the coding sequence ATGAGTACGTCCGGCCCCCGTCCAGTCAGCAGCCCACGTGGAGCTGCGCTGAACGCCAAAAGCTGGCAGACCGAGGCGCCGCTTCGGATGCTGATGAACAACCTCGACCCCGACGTGGCCGAGCGGCCGGACGATCTCGTCGTCTACGGCGGAACCGGGCGCGCCGCCCGCAGCTGGGAGGCGTTCGACGCCATCGTGCGCAGCCTGAAAGACCTCGAGGACGACGAGACACTTCTGGTCCAGTCGGGTAAACCGGTCGGAATCTTCCGCACCCACGAGTGGGCTCCCAGGGTGCTGATCGCCAACTCCAACCTGGTCGGCGACTGGGCGACGTGGCCGGAGTTCCGCAAGCTGGAGGCCGCGGGACTGACAATGTACGGCCAGATGACCGCCGGCTCCTGGATCTACATCGGCACCCAGGGCATTCTGCAGGGCACCTACGAAACATTCGGCGCCATCGCTCGCAAACGGTTCGGCGGGACGCTGGCCGGCACGCTGACGGTCACCGGCGGCTGCGGCGGAATGGGTGGCGCGCAGCCACTCGCCGTGACGATGAATGAGGGAGTCGTGCTGATCGTCGACGTCGACTCCGAGCGGCTGGAACGACGTCGCAGCCGCGGCTACCTCGACCGGGTCGCGGACAATCTTGATGACGCCATCGCGCAGGTTGAAGCCGCAAAGGCCGAACGCCTGCCACTGTCGGTCGGCGTTGTGGGAAACTGCGCCGAGGTGCTGCCCGAGCTGCTCGAACGCGGCGTCGACGTCGACATCGTCACCGACCAGACCTCGGCGCACGACCCGCTGAGTTACCTGCCGGCCGGCATCGATGTCGGCGACTGGTCTGACTACGCGGCGAAGAAGCCGGAGGAGTTCACCGACCGGGCACGTGAGTCGATGGCGAAGCACGTTGCCGCGATGGTCGGATTCATGGATGCCGGCGCGGAGGTTTTCGACTACGGCAACTCGATCCGGCAGGAAGCGAAGCTCGGCGGCTTCGACCGGGCATTCGACTTCCCCGGGTTTGTGCCCGCCTACATCCGGCCGCTGTTCGCCGAGGGCAAGGGGCCGTTCCGCTGGGCTGCACTGTCCGGTGACCCGGCCGACATCGCGCGCACCGACCGGGCAATTCTTGAACTCTTCCCCGAGGATGAGCACCTGCACCGCTGGATCACCGCAGCAGGGGAGAAGATTCAGTTCGAGGGCCTGCCCGCCCGGATCTGCTGGCTCGGCTACGGCGAGCGGGCAAAGGCAGGCGCGAAGTTCAACGAGCTGGTAGCCAACGGCGAGATCAGCGCGCCGATCGTGATCGGCCGCGACCACCTGGACTCGGGTTCCGTCGCCTCGCCGTACCGGGAAACCGAGTCGATGGCCGACGGCTCCGATGCGATCGCCGACTGGCCGCTGCTCAACGCGCTGCTGAACACGGCATCCGGCGCCACCTGGGTCTCGCTGCACCATGGCGGCGGTGTCGGCATCGGCCGGTCGATCCACGCCGGACAGGTCATCGTCGCCGATGGCACTGACCTGGCCGCGGAGAAGATCTCCCGGGTGCTCACCAACGACCCGGGCATGGGCGTCATCCGGCATGTCGACGCCGGTTACGACCGTGCCGATGAGGTGGCGAGGGAGCGCGGAGTCCGGATTCCGATGTGGGAATCATGA